Proteins encoded together in one Lathyrus oleraceus cultivar Zhongwan6 chromosome 5, CAAS_Psat_ZW6_1.0, whole genome shotgun sequence window:
- the LOC127079306 gene encoding uncharacterized protein LOC127079306 encodes MADQEQELERVSSELEDLRGNMGQVMKILQVIKAKLDTQTTVISEITGPTIEPQPARTLPTTWPVFGLPPGFTPSVEGASGVVQPTQQTVPLPTINEAHLVVHTFAPPLVHAYVQPYFEDQQHAPDFSDEDDERHEDIRGMKENFQILEKRLRAMEGDQVFGVAAREMCLVSGLMIPAKFKTPDFDKYEGHSCPKSHIIMYCRKMAAHVEDDKLMMHCFQDSLRGALSKWYLSLDQSRIRCFQDLSDAFIQHYKYNMDMAPDRRQLLSMSQKDNESFKEYAQRWREVASQVEPLLVEKELAYWFMDTVKPMFYERMVSSVSASFSDLVAVGIKVELGLKNGKMITTNETSGNNVKKFSGGFQRKKEGETNAVSTSQRRSHSWKKQQQQIAQ; translated from the coding sequence atggcagatcaaGAACAAGAATTGGAGAGAGTAAGCTCAGAACTTGAGGACCTACGAGGAAACATGGGTCAAGTCATGAAAATACTACAAGTCATTAAGGCCAAATTAGACACCCAAACGACAGTCATTTCAGAAATCACCGGTCCtacgattgaaccccaacctgcaagGACATTGCCTACTACTTGGCCAGTCTTCGGTTTACCTCCCGGCTTTACACCTTCAGTTGAAGGTGCCTCTGGAGTTGTACAACCCACTCAGCAAACAGTCCCTCTACCAACCATCAATGAAGCTCATCTCGTGGTCCACACATTTGCACCACCCCTTGTCCACGCATATGTGCAACCTTATTTTGAAGATCAACAACATGCTCCAGATTTTTCTGACGAAGATGATGAAAGGCATGAAGACATAAGAGGAATGAAGGAGAATTTTCAGATTCTTGAGAAAAGGTtaagggctatggaaggtgaccaagtcTTTGGTGTTGCTGCTAGGGAGATGTGCCTAGTGTCTGGTCTCATGATTCCTGCAAAATTCAAGACCCCGGATTTTGATAAGTACGAGGGCCACTCATGTCCTAAAAGTCACATCATTATGTACTGTCGAAAAATGGCGGCGCACGTGGAGGACGATAAACTTATGATgcattgcttccaagacagcttgaggggtgctctctctaagtggtacttaagccttgatcaaagtagaattcgttgtttccaagacttatctgatgctttcatccagcattataagtataacatggatatggccccagataggaggcaattactcagcatgtcccagaaagataacgagtcttttaaggaatatgcacaacgatggagggaagtggcctcgcaagtcgaaccactccttgttgagaaggagttagcatattggttcatggatacagtaAAACCCATGTTCTATGAAAGGATGGTGAGTAGTGTATCGGCAAGTTTCTCTGACTTGGTTGCCGTGGGCATAAAAGtcgagcttggattgaagaatggCAAAATGATAACCACCAATGAAACATCCGGTAATAATGTCAAAAAGTTTTCCGGAGGTtttcaaagaaagaaagagggCGAAACAAACGCAGTGTCAACCAGTCAAAGAAGGAGTCACTCGTGGAAGAAGCAACAACAACAAATTGCTCAATAA
- the LOC127079307 gene encoding uncharacterized protein LOC127079307 has translation MPNIANISRLLNELPACFRVTLQGKFGQILDLLSVDVQTPAITVLAQFYDPPLRSFLFQDFQLTPTLEEFNRLLGFSMKGKTPYNRIGQVPEVEMLALALHIPISDALANWKKRENLFGFWRAYLEEEAERLFVIRHWDALANILALLIYGLVLFSTYEGFIDSAAISIFWTVWKDKQSLVPPLLADTFHTLHTRHQKKNGMLICCLPFLYNCLISYVFKPNAHISEMSNGEWARTLVSLSSKDIIWYRHKLNVEEIIISCGSFPNVPLIGYKGCISYNPMLALRQFGYPMRGKPDDKELEEMVLNDMGTNYPFLLRKIIRS, from the coding sequence ATGCCAAATATTGCCAACATATCAAGACTTTTGAATGAACTTCCTGCATGCTTCAGGGTTACTTTGCAAGGAAAGTTTGGCCAGATTTTGGATCTCCTCTCAGTAGATGTTCAAACACCAGCCATCACCGttttggctcagttctatgatccccCGCTTCGAAGTTTCTTATTCCAAGACTTTCAGTTGACTCCAACCTTGGAGGAATTCAACCGGCTCTTGGGATTTTCTATGAAAGGAAAGACACCGTATAATAGAATTGGTCAGGTACCTGAGGTAGAGATGCTAGCCCTTGCACTCCACATCCCCATATCTGATGCATTGGCTAATTGGAAAAAAAGGGAGAATCTCTTTGGTTTTTGGAGGGCTTACCTAGAAGAAGAAGCAGAAAGGTTGTTTGTGATACGTCATTGGGATGCATTGGCAAATATACTAGCTCTTCTCATATATGGGCTAGTATTGTTCTCAACCTATGAAGGTTTTATAGATTCAGCTGCCATAAGTATCTTTTGGACCGTTTGGAAGGATAAACAAAGTTTGGTTCCTCCACTACTAGCTGACACTTTTCATACTTTGCATACTCGACATCAAAAGAAGAATGGAATGTTGATATGTTGCCTTCCATTTCTCTATAATTGTCTTATCTCATATGTGTTCAAGCCAAATGCTCACATCAGTGAAATGTCCAATGGGGAATGGGCAAGAACTTTGGTGTCTTTGTCTAGTAAGGATATCATTTGGTACCGACACAAGCTGAATGTTGAAGAAATCATTATCAGTTGTGGTAGTTTCCCAAATGTACCACTAATAGGATATAAAGGTTGCATCAGCTACAACCCCATGTTAGCTTTGCGACAATTTGGATACCCTATGCGTGGGAAGCCCGATGATAAAGAGTTAGAAGAGATGGTTTTGAATGATATGGGAACCAATTATCCTTTTCTCCTCCGTAAGATCATCCGATCTTAG